From a single Rhodococcus qingshengii JCM 15477 genomic region:
- a CDS encoding WhiB family transcriptional regulator — MCADEISNLAELLPISDDRTWWQAECRGDPEPDRWFPFPSEGYDYATDVCNRCPIVESCREFASATGQTGIWGGVKFEQGRIVAA; from the coding sequence ATGTGCGCTGACGAAATCTCCAATTTGGCTGAGCTTTTGCCGATCTCGGACGACCGGACGTGGTGGCAGGCGGAATGCCGAGGAGACCCCGAGCCGGACCGGTGGTTTCCCTTTCCGTCCGAGGGATACGACTACGCGACCGACGTGTGCAACAGGTGCCCGATTGTGGAATCGTGTCGTGAATTCGCCTCTGCCACTGGCCAGACCGGAATCTGGGGAGGAGTGAAGTTCGAGCAGGGCAGGATCGTCGCGGCGTGA